The Formosa sp. Hel1_33_131 genome window below encodes:
- a CDS encoding glycosyltransferase: protein MKIAIVHEWVTVIAGSESCFKEFTEIYPDADIFLLVSDEKSLEKLNIDPSRVTNSFVQKLPKAKTKWKNYLPLFPYAIEQFDLSEYDVIISSSHSVAKGVITNASQIHICYIHSPIRYAWDLYHQYIKESNLAKGIKGVFAKGILHYIRRWDLGTANGVDEFIPNSNYIKKRVWRTYRRESYKVIYPPVAVYDFTLNEDKEDFYLAASRLVPYKKIDLIVDAFSKMPNKKLVVIGDGPESKKIKSKAGTNVKVLGHQEFEVLKDYMQRAKAFVFAAEEDFGIIPIEAQACGTPVIAFGKGGSLETVKGKFITQSIEANDTGVYFDKQNIDSLTDAIYYFEENYTKFNPIKIREFALTFDKNIFKDNIKRTFAEIIEKYKAQKN, encoded by the coding sequence ATGAAAATTGCAATTGTACACGAATGGGTGACTGTTATTGCAGGCTCTGAAAGTTGTTTTAAGGAGTTTACTGAGATATATCCTGACGCAGATATATTTCTTTTAGTTTCTGATGAAAAAAGCTTAGAGAAATTAAATATAGACCCGTCTAGAGTTACTAATTCTTTTGTGCAAAAACTCCCTAAAGCAAAAACGAAATGGAAAAACTATCTACCGCTTTTCCCATACGCTATTGAGCAGTTTGATTTAAGTGAGTATGATGTAATAATTTCTTCATCACACTCAGTTGCCAAAGGCGTAATAACTAACGCAAGTCAAATACATATATGTTACATTCATTCCCCAATCAGATATGCATGGGATTTATATCATCAGTATATAAAAGAATCCAATTTAGCAAAAGGTATTAAAGGGGTTTTTGCAAAAGGTATTTTGCACTACATAAGAAGATGGGATCTTGGTACAGCTAATGGTGTTGATGAATTTATACCAAATTCAAACTATATTAAAAAAAGAGTATGGCGCACCTATAGAAGAGAATCTTATAAAGTAATTTATCCGCCTGTAGCTGTTTATGATTTCACATTAAATGAAGATAAAGAGGATTTTTACTTGGCTGCATCACGGCTCGTACCCTACAAGAAAATTGATCTTATAGTTGATGCATTCTCCAAAATGCCAAATAAAAAATTAGTAGTTATTGGGGATGGCCCCGAGTCTAAAAAGATTAAAAGTAAAGCAGGTACGAATGTTAAAGTTTTGGGCCATCAGGAATTTGAGGTGCTTAAAGACTATATGCAAAGAGCAAAGGCTTTTGTTTTTGCAGCTGAAGAAGATTTTGGAATTATTCCTATTGAAGCGCAAGCGTGTGGAACGCCCGTGATTGCCTTTGGGAAAGGAGGGTCATTAGAAACGGTTAAAGGGAAGTTTATAACCCAATCCATTGAAGCCAATGACACAGGGGTTTATTTTGATAAACAAAATATTGATTCATTGACGGATGCTATTTATTATTTTGAAGAAAATTACACCAAGTTCAACCCGATTAAAATTAGAGAGTTTGCTTTAACATTTGATAAAAATATATTTAAAGACAATATCAAAAGAACCTTTGCTGAGATAATAGAAAAATACAAGGCACAAAAAAATTAA
- a CDS encoding UDP-glucuronic acid decarboxylase family protein — MPKTILITGAAGFLGSHLCDRFIGEGFRVLGVDNFITGDKDNIQHLFDHSNFHFIEHDVTVHIDIEEPIDYILHFASPASPIDYLKIPIQTLKVGSLGTHNLLGLAKAKKARILIASTSEVYGDPLVHPQSEDYFGNVNSIGPRGVYDEAKRFQEAITMAYHRFHGLETRIARIFNTYGPRMRLNDGRVIPAFMGQALRGEDLSVFGKGAQTRSFCYVDDLVEGIYRLLFSDYSNPVNLGNPDEITIIEFADEILKLTNSDQKISFKTLPEDDPLKRQPDITLAKKVLNWSPQIARKEGMKITFNYFQNLSDEKLTKIDHKDFSKHIKQ; from the coding sequence ATGCCCAAAACCATACTTATTACCGGAGCTGCAGGATTTTTAGGATCCCATTTATGTGATCGCTTTATTGGCGAAGGATTCAGGGTTTTAGGGGTAGATAACTTCATCACGGGCGATAAGGATAATATCCAACATTTATTTGACCACTCTAACTTTCATTTTATAGAACACGATGTGACGGTTCATATAGATATTGAAGAACCCATAGACTATATTTTACACTTTGCTTCTCCAGCCAGTCCCATTGATTATCTAAAAATCCCCATTCAAACCCTTAAGGTTGGCTCTCTGGGAACTCATAACCTACTAGGGTTGGCAAAGGCTAAAAAGGCACGTATTCTCATTGCCTCAACGTCTGAGGTTTATGGAGATCCATTGGTACATCCACAATCTGAGGATTATTTTGGAAATGTGAATTCTATTGGACCTCGTGGTGTTTACGATGAAGCCAAACGATTCCAAGAAGCCATCACAATGGCGTATCACCGATTTCACGGATTGGAAACACGCATTGCCCGCATATTTAATACGTATGGTCCTCGGATGCGTCTGAACGATGGACGTGTCATTCCAGCCTTTATGGGGCAAGCACTTAGAGGTGAAGATCTCTCCGTATTTGGAAAAGGAGCCCAAACACGTTCCTTTTGTTATGTGGACGATTTAGTTGAAGGGATTTATCGATTGTTATTTAGTGACTATTCAAATCCTGTCAATTTAGGAAACCCAGATGAAATTACAATTATTGAATTTGCAGATGAAATTTTAAAATTAACAAACTCTGATCAAAAAATAAGTTTCAAAACTTTACCAGAGGATGACCCCTTAAAACGACAACCGGATATTACATTAGCTAAAAAAGTGTTAAATTGGTCACCTCAAATAGCCCGAAAAGAGGGAATGAAGATAACTTTTAATTATTTTCAGAACTTATCCGATGAAAAATTAACCAAGATTGATCATAAAGATTTCTCGAAACATATAAAACAGTAA
- a CDS encoding exopolysaccharide biosynthesis polyprenyl glycosylphosphotransferase has protein sequence MLINALGIFCFFTEIPPLNFILFLSFGWLVTTFVSGFYEVHRYSTVIRIAKLLFRQILLFSLLMFAYSGINFNLNLSPTLIIKYILASFFCIAIFKYLMFFLLKRYRSIFKGNIRKTIILGETPQSKSLEKFLIETPAYGFLNKKIVCFKDRSKLDLEATFDYITNEEIDEIFCSISELNNEDLLAVVNYADNNLKVVKFIPDRTKVLSKKLQHDYYGIIPILTFRTIPLDDPLSSLLKRAFDIVFSLAVIVLILSWLTPLIALVIKVESKGPVFFTQLRNGYNFKSFNCFKFRSMVTNPRADLEQVTRGDDRITRFGQLLRKTSMDEMPQFFNVLVGDMSVVGPRPHMLSHTDMYAKKIDKFMVRHFVKPGITGLAQVSGFRGEVETDNDIIGRVQHDIFYIENWSFFLDLKIIFQTLFNTIKGEEKAY, from the coding sequence GTGCTTATAAATGCGCTTGGGATTTTTTGTTTTTTCACAGAGATCCCCCCTCTAAACTTTATATTATTTCTTTCTTTTGGGTGGCTTGTAACGACTTTTGTATCTGGTTTTTATGAAGTTCATAGATATTCTACCGTTATAAGAATAGCTAAATTACTTTTTAGACAAATTCTCCTTTTTAGCTTATTAATGTTTGCGTATTCAGGGATTAACTTCAATCTTAATCTTAGTCCGACACTTATCATTAAATATATTTTAGCATCGTTTTTTTGCATTGCGATTTTCAAATATCTAATGTTTTTCTTACTAAAAAGGTATCGATCAATTTTTAAAGGAAATATTCGTAAAACGATTATTTTAGGTGAAACCCCTCAGTCTAAATCGCTGGAAAAATTTCTTATAGAGACCCCTGCCTATGGCTTTCTAAATAAAAAAATTGTTTGTTTCAAAGACCGATCCAAACTAGACTTAGAAGCCACTTTTGATTACATTACAAACGAAGAAATTGATGAGATTTTTTGTTCAATATCAGAACTTAACAATGAAGATCTTTTAGCAGTCGTAAACTACGCAGACAACAACCTTAAAGTCGTTAAGTTTATTCCAGATAGAACCAAAGTATTGTCCAAAAAATTGCAACATGATTACTATGGAATCATTCCAATCCTAACCTTCAGGACGATTCCTCTTGACGACCCCTTGAGTTCACTCCTAAAGCGAGCATTTGATATCGTATTTTCTTTGGCAGTAATTGTATTAATTTTGTCTTGGCTTACTCCACTGATCGCACTTGTCATTAAAGTAGAATCCAAAGGCCCCGTGTTTTTTACGCAACTAAGAAATGGATATAATTTCAAATCTTTCAATTGTTTCAAGTTTAGATCCATGGTTACCAATCCAAGGGCAGACTTAGAACAAGTCACCCGCGGGGATGATCGTATTACTAGATTTGGACAACTATTACGTAAAACAAGTATGGACGAGATGCCACAGTTTTTCAATGTACTTGTAGGAGACATGTCAGTAGTGGGGCCACGACCTCATATGTTGAGCCATACAGATATGTACGCCAAAAAAATAGATAAATTTATGGTGCGACATTTTGTGAAACCTGGAATCACTGGTTTGGCTCAAGTGAGTGGATTTAGAGGTGAGGTAGAAACTGATAATGACATCATAGGACGTGTGCAACACGATATTTTTTATATCGAAAACTGGTCCTTCTTCTTAGATTTAAAAATTATTTTTCAAACACTTTTCAATACGATCAAAGGAGAAGAAAAAGCATATTAA